Genomic DNA from Setaria italica strain Yugu1 chromosome V, Setaria_italica_v2.0, whole genome shotgun sequence:
CGATACGGTAGCATATATGCATGTAGTttgttttttaataaataaaacATCTACAGAAATGAGACAGGCCATGCGGCATTAACAAATATGATTAATCCGGCCGCCGGCCATGTGAAAGCAGGATCGATAAATTATACATCCGCTCTGGTTGCGCCTTTTTCCCTTTTGTGAAGATCATGCATGTGGTAAAGTCGGCCGATTATTCAGATGGGCTGGAAAGATGCATCCCTGGAAGAGATATATTTTGGTTGGTTAACGTTAACCACAAGCAGGGAACAACTCTACGTACTAGTCCATATATAGATCCTCCAGATATCAAAATGGAAGAGAAGAGATGATCAAATGAGTGATGAAATCAAAATGCTTGTACCTTAATTCTAAGCAAATATATACTTCTCCCTTCCTatattactattcattttgacttatCTAGATACAccatttttactatgtatctgaacataagtatatatctaggtgcatatcaaaatgcgtgcatctagaaaagtcaagaTGAATAGTAATATTATTATTAGTATATGACGAGGattgaaaatatatatatatatatatatatatatatatatatgtatgtatgtatgtatgtatgtatgtatgtatgtatgtgggcTTACATTAGTGGAGGGAGGTGCCCATTGTAGAAGTAAACATGTAATAGGTTCGGAGATGTCATTGTATGCATCTAGAACTTAGAGTCATATACGGTGTAATCCTTGTATCTTACCCTATATGGACATTGTTTCCACGGATATATAATGAACATGCCGGTGCCCCTATGGGGTAAGCCGTTCCGATCAATCTTACATGGTATAAGAGCCACCTCTTTCGAGAATACGTCCAGTTGGGtgtgttttttttctattgACGATGTTCATGGCGTCAACAAGCTCGACGACGGCTTCGATGTTCAACATTGCTGTCTCGGAGAAACTCACCCGGGACAATTTTCTTGTGCGGCGAGCACAAGTTCTTCCTGCCATCCGTGCAGCTCGCCTGATTGGCATTTTGGATGGCTCGACAGTTCAGCCTCCTGCGATTCTTCGTGTTGAGAAGCCACACAAAGCCGTCGAAGAAGTTGAGAACTCAACATATGTCATTTGGATTACTCAAGATCAGCAGCTCCTCTCGTATCTGCTATCTTCCATGACTAGGGAAATCCTGGTCCAAGTTTTTTCTCTGGAACACCCTGCTGATGTGTGGACGGCCGTCACAGAGATGTTCTCGTCCCAATCTCGCTCCAAGATTTTGCAGCTCCGATCTCAGTTAgctcaggagaagaaaggagaattACATCAAGATAAAGGCTATTGCTGATGAGATGGCGGCAGCAAGAAAGAAAGTTGATGATGAAGATCTCATTGCATCCAGATTATAATCCGTTTGTTTCTTCGGTATCTATTAAAAACAACCTGTCCCTGAGCAATCTCTATGCACAACTCCTCTCCTATGAAGCTCGGCTGAATCAACAACATGCATATGAGGGACGCTTCTACTCATCGGCCAATGCTATGTCCCATGGCCGTGAACATGGTGGTGGTGCCTGGGGTCACAGACGCGGCATCTTCTCTGGTCGTGGTGCTCCAGGGCCATATGGTGGTCGTCAAGGTTCCTCAAGCACTCCTGATTCTGATGAAGGCCTTCTCTGTTAGCTTTGTGAGAGATATGGGACATAGTCCATGATTGTTGGTACATATTCAACAAGAAGTATATTGCTCCTCGTGATGGTGGTTAGAAACCAATTAAAGCCGGATCACAGAAGTCGGCCTCGTCTGCTGTTCCCTCGTATGGAGTTGACACAAATTGGTATTTTGATTCTAGATCTATAGATCACATAACCAATGATCTTGAGAAGCTGACGGCAAGGGAGAAGTATAACGGACAGGACCGGATCCATGCAGCCAATGGTAAAGGTATGAATATCAGCCTTGTTGGTCAAACTATTTTTCATACCCCCAATCGTGATTTTTCCTTTAATAAAGTTCTTCATGTTCCTGCGATACAAAAGAATTTGATCTTTGTTCATCAATTTGCCACTGACAACGATGTCTTTATTGAGTTTTATCCTTCTTTTTTTGTGTTAAGGAGGCATTATCGTCTAGGACATCATTCATCTTCCATTGTTAGTCGTGTCCTTAGGTATCATAATTTGTCATTCCATGAAAACTCTAATGAGTCTATTTGTGATGCTTGTCAACAAGCTAAGAGTCATCAGTTACCTTACCTAAGGTCTGATAGTGTGTCTAGTTTTTCTTTGCAATTAGTGTTCTCTTATGTCTGGGCCTGCACCCAAGTCAGTTGGTCATTATCAATACTATGTAAGTTTTAATGATGATTTCAGTAAATTTATATGGATTTTCCTCCTAAAAAATCGATTAGATGTGTTTCAATGTTTATTAATTTTCAACAAAATGTTGAACGCTTATATAATTGTAAAACTTTGACCATACAAACTGATTGGGGTGGTGAATATCAATGATTAAACTCCTTTCAAAAAGTTGGTATTACCCATCACGTGTCTTGTCCTCATGCCCATCAACAAAACGGTTCCGCTGAACGTAAACATGGGCATATCATTGAGGTTGGCTTAGCTCTTTTAGCTCAAGCATCTATGCCACTTAAGTTTTGGGACGAAGCCTTTCTTACCGCCACATATCTCATTAACCGAACCCAAGTCGTGTCATTGATTTTTCCACCCCCTTGACACGTCTATATGGTGAGACACCTAATTATTCCTTTCTTCGTGTGTTCGGTTGTGCTTGTTGGCCTAACCTTCATCCCTACAATAAGCACAAACTTCAATTTCATTCTAGGCGATGCGCTTTCTCTTCTAGGCTAGAAGACAACATTGGCACGACTACTGAAGCTGATCCTGACGCCAATCCCGAGGCTAATTCACCTGTGCAAGCGCCGTCATCGACAGATTCGGTGTCCGCCTCTACCTTTGTGCCACCTGTCCCTCCACCTGCGCCTCGATTTTCACCTCTGCCCGCATCTGACATGCTACCGGGATCTTCTACGGTGCCTTCTTTGCCGCTGCTTGGGTCACATGGATCTGATATGCCGTCGATAGGTTCTGTTGTGCCTGATGCTTCTGCTGCCTCGTCTGGTGCTCggcatcttcctcctcctccgcctggtCCAGCGAGATCAATTCATGGCCCCATCAGGGCCTCTCCACAAAGACCTACAACTCGCTTGCAAAATAATATTCGCAAACCCAAATCCCTACTAATGGAAATATTCAGTATGTGTTGCTTAGTGAGGTACGTGAACTGGCCTCTCTACATAATGCTCTTCAGTCTAATGATTGGAAAACCGCAATGGATATAGAATTTGATGCTCTTATGTGGAATCATACTTGGCACCTTGTTCCTCCAGATTTAGCTCACAATGTTGTTGATTGCAAATGGGTCTATAAGATCAAACATCATGCTGATGGTATGATTGATCACTACAAAGCTCACCTGGTTGCCAAAGGTTTTAAATAACGGTATGGTTTGGATTATGAGGACACATTCAATCCCGTTGTCAAGGCTACCATCATTCGTCTTATTTTGTCTATGGCTATGAGTAATAACTGGAGCATATGACAACTAGACATTCAAAACGCGTTTCTACATGGTGTTCTGGCGGAGGACGTTTACATAAAGCAACCTCTTGGTTATACAAATAAAAACTTTGCCACTTATGTGTGCAAACTTGACCAGTCTCTTTATGGTCTAAAAACAGGCTCAGAGGGCCTAGTATTCTCGATTGAGCAATAAGTTGCAGGAACTTGGCTTTCATGTGTCAAAGGTTGATacgtctcttttcttttttttaacatggTACGAACGTTGTCTATTTTCttgtctatgttgatgacataattGTGGTTAGCTTCGATGATTTGGCTATTGATTGGCTCCTGAACCATTTCCGGGATGATTTTGCTTTAAAAGATCTTGGCCCTTTGCATTATTTCTTGGGCATTGAGGTGACGGCTAGTTCTGGTGAGCTCTTGTTGACACAGTCCAAGTATGCTAAAGATTTGATTTTTGAGGCTGGTCTAAAGGATTGTAAGCCGATGCATACTCCTATGGCAGTTTCCGAGAAACTTCAGGTTGATGTTGGTGATCCTCTGGATCTTGAGACTGCTACTCGCTATAGAAACATTGTTGGTGGCTTACAATACCTTACCTTAACACGGCCAGATATCGCTTTTGCATTTAATAAGGTTTGCCAGTATTTCCATTGTCTAACTTTAGTTCATTACTTTGCAGTCAAGCATATTCTTCGGTATATTAGTGGGACTATCAGCTATGTTTTGAAGTTTGTTCAGTCCTCCAATGTCATTAGTGCCTTCTCggatgctgattgggctggtTGCTCTGATGATCGCAAATCTACAGGAGGTTTTGGAGTGTTCTTTGGTGCTAATCTTATATCTTGGCAAGCGAAGAAGCAGGCTATTGTCTCTAGGTCCAGTACTGATGTTGAGTACAAAGCTTTACTCAATGCTACGACAGAAATTATGTGGGTTCAATCTCTTCTAGATGAATTAGGAATATCACAACACAAGGTGCATATTCTTTGGTGTGACAACATTGGTGCAACCTATTTATCTACTAATCCGGTCTTTCATGCTCGAACTAAGCATATCGAAGTAGATTACCATTTTGTGAGGGAACGAGTTGCTAAAAAGCAATTAGATGTTCGTATTATTTCTTCCCATGATCAGGTTGCTGACGGCTTTACAAAGTCCATACCAGTACACCATCTTGTTGAGTTTCATCGCAATCTCAACGTTTCAAGTGACTAACTTTTTCACGTTTAGATTGAGGGGGATGTAGAAGTAAACGTGTAATAGGTTCGAACATATCATGGTATGCATCTAGGACTTAGAGTCCTATATGGTGTAATCCTTATATCTTATCCTACTGAACTTGTATCTTATCCTACTGAATATTGTTTCTAGGGATATATAATGAATATGCCGGTGCCCGTAAGCCGTTCCAATCAATCTTACACCCATCGCGCCCAACATTAGTAGCTGAGTAGGTGGTCTGGTCTGGTCAGCAAGAAGTGGGGGGCATAATAATTAATTAGGACCCCGATTGATTGACTTGGCTGCCAATTGATGCAAAGTAGTGTGTATATGCTTTCTTTGTGGCTActcgatccgatccgatccctCCATTGAACTGAAGAATACAATCAACAAGGCATTGTTGCAGCAGGCTAGATGCTACTCGATCATCCAGTCGGGGTGCAGTTCGTCTCGCACATGCATCTGGTGGTGGCCATCACCATCTATCAATTTAGTGGCACTACGCCTAAATTGCTAGCAATCTCTATAATATTTGTCCACtgtgtttcatttcatctacATGCTAATTAATTAAGGGGAACAAATAAAGAATTATGCCCTGCTTTCATCCCTCATCACCAATTAATTATCTGCGCTGTGGTGTattatacatacatacatacgtatatatatagacacagaGAGAGAGACATGATCAACTCCATTAATTATCCATCAACACAAGTAGATCATATCGGGCCTGGCCTGGCCTGCCGAACCTTTGTCCACTTCCCAATATTGGCACATACTCCCCTGTTCCGAAATAACAAGGTATTTTAGCTTGTCTTAAGTCAAACGGTTTTAATGGTTTTAagtttaactaaatttatataaaatagtAATAATATTTAGGATGTCAAATGGACATAATTAgatctattatgaaaatattttcataatttacttattctatgTATTAGATGTTAATACTATtatttataaatttgatcaaatttaaaacaCCTTATATTTCAAACTGACGGAGCAGCTAGCTACTGGATACGTAACGTGTGAATTGAAACAAATAAAGAGGTCAAGCACGGCGGCTGAGGTGATGAGCGACTAGCGCACCATCTATATATCACCACTGGGCCTGCATGCTTCACCATAGAATACAATATATAGATACCATAGTCTTCTTATTCTGATGCGGCCGGCACGTACTTATTCCATTATATTGAACATGAAATTAATTGAATTAGTCTGCTACTGAGAAAGGAAACGACACTACAGCAGAAGCGAACGTATAATAAGGTTGCCTGCACATTCTGATTATTGCATCAAGTGCCCAGCTCACTCTTTCGGCAGGCAGTCTTTGGATGATCACCCGCCGGATGAGCAACCAAGCACTAGCTATATATTTGATCATTCCATTCGTCTTCGTTTTGGATTCATAGATATTGTTATTTATAACAAAATTTATAAGTATAAAAAACCTAAAACgaactataatttgggacggaggacgGATGGGCAATCAAGCACTAGATATTGTTATTGTTAGCTAGTCATAACCTTTTTGATCATCGTTCTTCAATATATTATTAAGCACTTTAATTTATACTCGGTATGATGAAAGAATTTCCACTACCTGCTTGATCGTGGATGA
This window encodes:
- the LOC106804322 gene encoding uncharacterized protein LOC106804322; its protein translation is MAVNMVVVPGVTDAASSLVVVLQGHMVVVKVPQALLILMKAFSVSFAQRAYFDDLAIDWLLNHFRDDFALKDLGPLHYFLGIEVTASSGELLLTQSKYAKDLIFEAGLKDCKPMHTPMAVSEKLQVDVGDPLDLETATRYRNIVGGLQYLTLTRPDIAFAFNKVCQYFHCLTLVHYFAVKHILRYISGTISYVLKFVQSSNVISAFSDADWAGCSDDRKSTGGFGVFFGANLISWQAKKQAIVSRSSTDVEYKALLNATTEIMWVQSLLDELGISQHKVHILWCDNIGATYLSTNPVFHARTKHIEVDYHFVRERVAKKQLDVRIISSHDQVADGFTKSIPVHHLVEFHRNLNVSSD